The following is a genomic window from Labeo rohita strain BAU-BD-2019 chromosome 15, IGBB_LRoh.1.0, whole genome shotgun sequence.
ttttcacactgaaggactcatatgcaactattacagaaggttcaaacgctcactgatgcttcaaaaggaaacacaatgcattaaggggtGAAAActctttttaatttgaataacagggtaaatttaacttattttgtcttctgagaaacatgtaagtatcttctgtagcttctgaagggcagtgctaaatgaaaaaatatgatattcaggcaaaacaaaagaaaaatgcatacatcttaattctgttcaaaagtttacacccccttcccctaatgcatcgtttttttttctggagcatcagtgagcgtttgaaccttctgtaatagttgcatatgagtccctcagctgtcctcagtgtgaaaagatgcctCTCActaccatacagtcattgctggaaaggaaagaatggaaaaccaaagaatttgtgggacctaaaggatttttctgaagaacagcgggtagtttaactgttcaggacaaacaagggactcatgaacaactattactaaacaaaaaaacacagctgtggatcattcaggcaacaacactgcattaagaatcaagtgtgtgtaaacttttgaacatggtcgtttttataaattgcaCTATATGCAAAcgtcttctatgtgaaatatctttttcaggtcagtactaaataaaaaaataacatgcattttgtatgattcctcttattttggtaaaaaataatgaacattttgcagattctgcaaattATACAACCAAAATTGAAACATAATTTCAAACCAACAGCTTGTTCTTCACGCACCTGCAGTCACATTCACATATGTCACATGTCCACTGCTAGTGACACTATCAGGCCAGTATATCAGGCACTTGTACGCTCCAGCATCTGTCTGGTTAAGGTTGTGAATGCGGAGGAACAGATGCGTGCCATTGGCTGTTGAGGTGTAATTGGACATCTCGATTCGTTTAGAGGGAGTGAGGGAAGTAAATCCTGCTCTGTCCAGTTCCTGGAAAACCCATCCTCCAGTCCAGCCAGGAAGCCCACAGTGTAGCACTTCACAGCTTAACTGGAGACGGCTGCCCTCCGCCACAAACTTTGTAGCGCGACTTGCTTTAACACTTGAGCACAATTCACATACTGAAATGAGAATAAAACAAGCGAGTTGAGTTTTTAGTTGCAAAAAGCACTTTTGGACTTTGTACAGATTGTTTAATTGTTATGGAGCCCTTGAAGTGACTTTAAGAGAACCGAGCGtggacaaaaaaatacagaatattataataaaccGGAAACAATAACAAGTGAACGTGAAGAGTGCGTAAATATTTTCGTTCGCACACGCACGTTTCTTTCGTAAACACGTGAAAATGAAACTTTGGGAGCTCCGTGTATATGTTTCTGAGgggaaaacattaaaaaagcaaTGTGAATGTTTATAAtactaaaacattatttagagtcatgaaaataaacatctattttatgtacttttgaAAGTGAAGAAGCTTTAGCTATGAATTTCAGTAATGTCTTACCTTTTATCATACACAAAAGTGCCAGAAACGTCAAGGAACATCTGTAAGCTCTTTTCATCCTTTATACTTTTCCCATACTATCTGTCGAAAGTCCTTGCAGCTACTGAACAGATTCGGCAGAGCTGTTACAGTCCACAGCCGACTTTTCTGTCAAGTCTCCGGTCGGGGAACATCAACAAAAGGTACTTTAAATTCTTCTAAACTCTTCCTAGCTCCGTAAACACCCACGCTTTTTATTCACTGCTGGAAAATTGACTCATCTTTCAGTTTAATTACAGTACGGTAGATCTGGCAGTTTAAGCCGTATTGTAATAGGCATTTAAGGAAGGAAATGCAAGCTCACCAAACGCTAGAGGGAAACCTATATCATATCCTTCCTGTTGGAACAGGGAAATCACTCTCACTCAATCACTTGTTGGCATTCCATTATAACTGCACTGAAACTAGGTCACAAATGCTGGGATCTACATAGACAACATTGATAAAATGTGAATCTTTCCTTGTAATGATACTGTGCCAAGCTATGATATTGGCCTTTTTTTCCATTGGGCACTTTGggcagaaaaaataaacaacccTGAACATGTATAAGatgcatatacactaccgttcaaaagtttggggtcagtacatttttattgtttcttttcttttctttttttttttttaagaaattaatacttttattcaccaaggatgtattaagttaataattaaaagtttattaaaagttcataataaataatttacattgttataaaatatttatattttgaataaacactgtactttttaaacttgttattcatgaaagaatcctgaaaaaaaaaattacaggttccaaaaaatatttggcagcacaactgttgatattatccaacattgatcattctaataataaatcggcatattagaatgatttctgaaggatcatgtgacacttaagactggagtaacagctgataaaaattcagcttttattcacaggaataaattctattttaaagtatgttaaaataaaaaacattattttatattgtaaaaacattttgcaatattactgttttttttctatatttttaatcatataaatgcagccttgatgagcataagagacttctttaaagactattacaagtcttactgaccccaaacttttgaacggtagtgtatatatatatatatatatatattactaccgCTACTACTGCTtccagtaataataattgtgatcctggaccacaaaaccagtcataagtagcacgggtatatttgtagcaatagccaacaacaatacattgtgggtcaaaattatttttcctgTATGCCAAAagatttgaaaacaaagtactACGAAAactgtgactctggaccacaaaaccagtcataagggtaattgtttgaaattgagatttatacatgtaAACTTATACTCACTTATACCTGAAAGCTTTTGGTTTGTTAAGTTAAGGTTTGTtaagacaggacaatatttggcagagatacaactattttaaaatcaggaatctgagggtgcattTTTACTTAAGATATATTTAGGTGAGAAGAAAAATGAGGAAAGACATGTAGAATATATCTTTTTgtggtttatttgtttgtttattaatttacttttttgagTAGATATAACACAGAAAGCCACAGTTGTTCTGGCTGaataattattaatagtatttatttatgggccattctacagaattagtccacaaacaaaaaaaaacacatttaaaaagcatttaagtattcaaatcttgtGTTTACTAAGAttcttctattatctattaaaatccccaataacatttaaaaattagtaagtttgatatatataaaatcatcatttatttggTACTTTCAactgggaggtggctgtcccaaactattatgatattgaaataattttgtgggttttttttacactgttgtttttaaaagtatcttttagatatttaaaaaaaaaaaaaagtatattttcactaccgaaacagtgcaTGTTTTAGTcaattggctgagactgattttaacgaCACCCCTAAATTTAAGATTAGGAAATATGGTGAGTAGATATGTACcatcattttgaagtaaatgtgatcaaaagtctgaaaatctgtgtaaatttaaagaatgtcactatactgaacactttttttctacagttaagcacattttttGTGAGTTATTccattacatttagattttttatgtgtaccactgttcataactgtgctagctaaccatgtacTGATtggcatctttgagctaggttcaaaagtaacaaaaattgtcactaccaaaacagtcgCGATTGAAACATTTGGTTTTCGACCAaaagtttcagtagtgacatctttgaTTTTTTGGGTTTTATCCCATAAAATcatcactaccgaaacagtcacgactaaaacatgtcatcattgttttggtATAGTCAAAGGagaacacataatcctcatattttgggtgaataaacaaaattttagtacagttatgcaaactttttgtattttacactccttcaaataaaggttaaaaggttcttcaaagcaatgccatagaagaaccatttttagttccacaaagaaccatttagtcaaaggttctttaaagaaccatctctttcttacctttttataatctgaagaacattCTTtggccacaaagaaccttttgtgaaacagaaatgttcttcagaggtcaaaggttctttgtggaaccatttaaacaaaaaaggttcttctatggcatcgtgaagcacctttatttttaagagtgtagtatGTTTgagtatgcaagttaaaattctgtaatgtaatGTGGTCGGTTGTTTTAaaccaaagcattactgtcactaccaaaaatgtgcagtcactaccaaaacatgggatgttttgtcagaaataaagtatactgaattatcaactaagatgttatgatagtttttgtttcaatgtatattcagacTAATGAACCCTTACCCAACttgcatacatacacatttttttgaaaaaaaaaaaacatgtttaaacatgTTTCCAGCTCTGGACTGATTcatggcagttagggtatgtcgaaaaactcccatctcatgttctccctcaacttcaaaatcgtcctatattgctgttttaccttttttgttaagggtgtttgatcttctttgcatgttcactttgcaaagactgggtcggtacttctgcagtgatgtaggatgattttaaaatgatttctgaaggttgagggagaaaatacgattggagtttttcgacataccctcagtcagaatacacagagttcagggagaaaaaggcaagacaagcgtttgagattaaaaagtatttaaattgtattttttaatgaaaataaccgttcatttcactagataagacccttcttcctcggctgggctcgtttacaaccgtatttgggatcgtttgaagctggatttttcaaaatcggggcaccatatcagtccattacatggagaaaaatgctgaaatgttttcctcaaaaaacataatttttttacgactgaagaaagaaagacatgaacatcttggatgacaagggggtgagtacattatatgtgaatctttgttttggaagtggacttttcctttaaatcaTGATTTCTGCTGTAGTCACAAGGTGGAGCTCAAAGCAAAATAATTTCTCAGCAGTCAGCTGGGAAATCTAACCTATGGTTGAGGCAAAAGGGGGCATGTGCGGGCAATTACACAGCTGCTGCAGATAAAAGCCAAGCTTTAACAGaacctgctgctgctgctctgTTGCTTTAAGACAAATTACCTTCACATTGTCTTGATACGCAGTACATTACACTTGATAAATTTACTTACAGTCTCTAAAAGTTAAATCCATATTACAAAGGCAAACCTTGAAAGTTAAGGTTTCAGAGTTAAAGGTGTCAGATTCAGATCCAGTGAGTAAAAGCTTAATCAGATTtctaatgaaaattctgtcatcatgtactcaccctcatttcattccaaacctgtattatgTCATTCCTAAGACAAATGCGCTTATTAACAGTAATATGGGAGCggtcttcaaaatatctttctttcttgtcaCTCTCTTGTTCCAGAggagaaagtcatacaggtttaacCATTTACAATTTAGTGTGAACTATCACTTCAAGCAACAAATGAGGCTCGGGCAGCATTTTGGCATAGGGAGGCTCCTCAGAAGGTTTCTTTAAGCTGTGCGATTGTTTCCTGCAGCGAGTAACTTGAGTCAACGGACCTTAATCGTAACCAGATGTGTAGGACGTCAGTATGGGCTTACAATCTCAAGATATGTCTGTTTTGCTTGGAAAGCCCGCAGTTCAACACCAACCCAAAGTTACGCAAGCTCTAACAAAATCATTCAACCATTTAGTTGAGTCATATAAGCTTGTAGGTACAAAAGAACTTTTGTAAACTGCATTAACATCCCTAAAAGTGAATCTGATCGTCAATCCTAATTGTTATCAGTCCAAACAGGAAACTGGACATTGACCACCCAGGAATGGGTAGGAATGAGTGCATGCTGGTCAACCCTCAAAGCAGATAAGTAAAAGCAAACACTCACAGCAGCAAACAACAGTGTATAATTGactaaacttgcaattttgtcaatgtttttaatgcatACAGCGTCAGGACAAAGGAATTAGCTAATGCTCAAAGCCGTGTACTGTACAAATcttttttattcacaaatgaAAAGGCAGATTAGTGTCCTCTGAATGGTGCAGTCCCCAGAAAGAATGGTTTCTTGGCAGCACAAATTGCTCCATGATCAGATTACTCCGTAGGCACGTCCTCAACCTTCATTGAATGTACgacaaggcttttttttttccccctggtGATGAGAACAGGCCCTTTGAGGTTTCTTGAATTCATGCTGCAGAGGTATGCAATGCAAAATAATGACAAGTGTGTGATGGTATTGCACTAATGCATTACATGGAATGTAAACATCATTATGTGGTCAGCACCTCTGTGAGTGAGTTTAGCTACATCAAATGGCATGTTCTGACACAAAACACTGACCCGGTTGAGCGTGACGTGCCAACATAGAGCCTGCAGTGTCTATTCTGGTGCACAATAAAGCTTTTCTCTTGCACGCAGTGTTACAGTGAGAAAGCCTCTATTGTGCTGGTTTCCTGATACTGTGAGACTTAAGCTGGGTCTTTAACAAAAGGGAACGAAGATGACTGTACTGCGTGTGACTCCAGCAGCAGCTTCAGAATGAAACTTCTGTGCACTGCAACATACTTAATTATGGAAGCTCGTTTCCACCACGCAATAACTTATTTCCCAATTCAGacatgtttttctcaaaatttcgaattgtgagatacaaactcataattaAGAGAagaaaaagtagaaattatgtaaagaaaaaatattccACAGTTTATGAACAAACCTGAAAATCATGTAATTCACAATCTCTTATCGTCTAATCCTGAAACCAGACATCTTGGTATCTTGCTTTTTTCGTGCTTTTGCAACAACGGTATGTACTAAGCACCTCAAAGCAGTCTGGTCCACTGAATTGAATGATGAAGTGGCAGATGAGACTTGGGAAGAAGCACTGTTGAGAATAAAGAGTTGTTCAGTAAATTCGAGATATAAATTAATCCAGTTCAAAGTTATACATCGCCTTCATTATTCCAAAactagattaaataaaatatttcccTCAATATCTTCTCGATGTGACAGATGCAATAGGGCAGAGGGGACACTGGcacatttattttggttttgtcCTATTCTGTATGTTTTCTGGTCtaacattttcaaattgttttctagtgcttacaaaattaatattcaaCCTGACCACAGTCTGGCTATTTTTGGCCATTCTAATGTGATGGACGCTCTCCCCCATACTCATCAACAGGCTTTAATGGTTGGCGTGATTGCAGCCAAAAAAGTGATACTACTCAATTGGAAATCTCCACAAGCCGCTTGTTTTCAGAGATGGTTGAATGAGATGCTATACATTATCCAAATGAAACAATTCCGTTTTGGTGAGCTTTCCTAACGAAAAGATTTGAAGCCACATGGGGACCTATCTTGAGACTTTTGGAAATGTAGCTTCTTTATTCTGTAAACCTCCCcttctattatttatataaagcctctctctatatatatatatatatatatatgaagagttcagatgcaaaaccagctaaatgcatctgacgtctttctttaaaaaaatgcatttttttttcaggctcagatgtataggtttctaacgtaagtactggcacttctgattgggctgaggctggtattttagcgagttgcgagtttgaagaaaaagtatttgatggacgtataatatgtgtcattagcatttactcagtatcattatctcatttttgaccaagatggcttttagctggttttgcatttgaactcttaattataataattatattgtatatatttgttaattGAGGCAATCcaggttttctttttcttttctttctttttttctgtctgtgggtctaaatatgtatattttgtcaTCCTATGTtggttaatgtgttttttttttttgtttgtttgtttgtttgtttgtttgttttttgcatttgtgtttgttaatataacttccaaaactttaaataaaataataaaaaaagagagatgaaAATTATGAGTCAAAtctccaattctgactttttcttagaattgcaagtttatatctctctgAGTATATATctgtgtgaaaaaagtcagacatttaataacaaaaaaaagtctgaattgtgagattaaaatgttgcaataccctttttaaaaaaaaaaaaaaaaaaaatctgtaacagaaacctgtttctgccactaaataaattaaaaacctgCAACTTTTAGTTGATGAGATATAGtcatgagataaaaaaaactttgcaattgcaagttataaagtcagaattgtgagatgaacttgcaattctgagaaagtcagaactgtgtgatataaactcgtaactgtaagttataaagtcagaattgtgagataggctataaacttgcagttctgggAAATTAAGTTAGAATTGCTTGATATTAAACTCGTAATTGTAAGTTTTAaagctgtatgtaaacttgcaattctgacttattttcctGACAAttcctcacaattgcaagttataaagttagaatcgtgagatgaacttgcaattctgagaaagtcagaactgtgtgatataaactcgtaactgtaagttataaagtcagaattgtgaaatgtaaactcacaattcagacttttttcttagaattgtgagataataaactcgcaattgcaagttataaagtcaaaattagactataaactcaatttttataaataaagtcagaattgcgtgatataaactcataattgtaaagttataaagtcagaattgtgagataggcTATAAACTCttagaaattctgagaaataaagtcagaactgtgagataaattatgaagtcagaattaggCTAGAAACTCTGAGAGTTATTGCGACATAAACTCAagacataaacataaaattttgagttataaagtcagaattgtgagatataaactcaattctaaaaaataaagttgtaattctgaaaattgtaagatataaacttgcaattatgagaaataaagtcataattgtgtgatataaacttgtatttgtgagttataaggtcagaattctgagatataaacttgcaggtctgaaaaataaagtcgtaattctgagaaataaagtcagaattgcgaattttatcttgcaattgtgcatttataatttgcaatagcgagtttatattatgcaattctgtcagaactgtgagatgaaaAGTTACAC
Proteins encoded in this region:
- the si:dkey-52l18.4 gene encoding uncharacterized protein si:dkey-52l18.4 isoform X1, whose amino-acid sequence is MKRAYRCSLTFLALLCMIKVCELCSSVKASRATKFVAEGSRLQLSCEVLHCGLPGWTGGWVFQELDRAGFTSLTPSKRIEMSNYTSTANGTHLFLRIHNLNQTDAGAYKCLIYWPDSVTSSGHVTYVNVTAAAVDSPGRSLSHRVLLCLGSLMCFPVVLGFVWCLTRNHRLPPPPVPPRTSFAAGVKPKKELVYAEVTLSDSRRQNDHPKQASEPTVYSSVHFS
- the si:dkey-52l18.4 gene encoding uncharacterized protein si:dkey-52l18.4 isoform X2, giving the protein MKRAYRCSLTFLALLCMIKVCELCSSVKASRATKFVAEGSRLQLSCEVLHCGLPGWTGGWVFQELDRAGFTSLTPSKRIEMSNYTSTANGTHLFLRIHNLNQTDAGAYKCLIYWPDSVTSSGHVTYVNVTAAVDSPGRSLSHRVLLCLGSLMCFPVVLGFVWCLTRNHRLPPPPVPPRTSFAAGVKPKKELVYAEVTLSDSRRQNDHPKQASEPTVYSSVHFS